The Phoenix dactylifera cultivar Barhee BC4 unplaced genomic scaffold, palm_55x_up_171113_PBpolish2nd_filt_p 002064F, whole genome shotgun sequence nucleotide sequence TTTTTATTCCATGATTACTTTTTTCTAGTATTAAGTGAAGGCAGTCAAAGTTATGACTAGAAAAATTACGGCCGTAAATTTCTTTATAAAAAGCTGGATGTATGGATTCAGAGAGGGTCTGTCTTTAGGGTatacaggaattattgaaattgaGACCATGCTGTCAAACtttaaaaagagaaagaaaagatgcCAAAATTGTCTGAAATTATACGTAATTTTGGTCTAATATTTTCACCGGGTCATTTCAGTTGACGCGACGCTTTTGCTATTCACCATGGGGAGTAAAACAGTGAAAACCGCGCAAGGTAGCAAACCTCCCCGAGCAGGGGTttaagaagaggaggggggttGGCTTAGTGCGGAGCTTAAGCTACCGGATGTAGCCGGTGGACACGGCCGGCAGCGACTGGAAGCACAAGGGATAGtgactagagagagagagagagagggagagaaagaggggagctttcaggagggagggagggagagagagagagagagagagagagagagagagagaggggggtgggggtgggggggtgTTATATCATCACAAAGCTCGCAGGCGGTGTGTGAATTGATGGTGTCCACACTCTCTCTTATCTCCTCCCCTAAGCTAAAGCTAGGCTAAGCCCGAGAGttagagaaaagaaagagggagttagagaaagggaggggggaggaggTCCGGGTCCTGATCTCGAGATCTGACCGGGGATCTCCGGTTGACGGATCCGGAGATGGACTTCGACGACCACGACGAGCCGGAGGAGGAGATCGGGCTGCCGGTGGGCTCCGGCTACGAGGCTCCTCTGGGGAATTCCGGCAGAGGCGCTGCCGGAGGCGGCAAGGTGAGCGGAGGCGGTGGCAGCGGAGGAGGGGAAGCGGGGATGGTGGCGGTCGGGGGGGCGGGGCGTCGGGTAACCGGAAGGTGAGCGGGGTAGGGGGAGGGAGGTACAGAGAGTGCCTCAAGAACCACGCAGTGAATATCGGGGGCATGCGGTGGATGGGTGCGGGGAGTTCATGGCGGCCGGGGAGGAGGGTACTCTGGACGGGCTGCGCTGCGCCGCCTGCAGCTGCCACCGGAACTTCCACCGGAAGGAGACGGAGGGCGGCGTCGCCCCCGGAGCCGGCGTGATCGGTGCGGAGTACCACCACCAGTTCTCCCCCTACTACCGGACGCCGGCGGGGTACctgcaccaccaccaccacatggcggctgcggcggcggccgcgcagcagcagcagcaccgGCCGGCGCCGCTGGCGCTTCCGTCGACTTCCGGCGGCGGGGGGTACAGCAGGGAGGAGCAGGAGGACATCTCGCACCCGATGATGGGCGGCGGAGGCGTGGGAGGAGGCATCGGCGGCAGCGGCGGAGGGGGAGCGTCGGGGGTCGGGGAAGAAGAGGTTCCGGACCAAGTTCACTCAGGAGCAGAAGGACAAGATGCTGGCATTCGCGGAGAAGGTGGGGTGGCGGATCCAGAAGCACGACGAGGCGGCGGTGCAGCAGTTCTGCGAGGAGACGTGCGTGAAGCGCCACGTGCTCAAGGTCTGGATGCACAACAACAAGCACACGCTGGGCAAGAAACCCTAGCTTTGTCGCCAACCTCACCACACTTCTCTTAGAGAAAAGGGGTGTGGTGGGAGTTAGGGTTTCTTACTTGGCTTTGCTTCTTTGCTTCTTTCTATCTATACTTCTAGCTATGCTGCTTATCTTCTTCTCTCCAGCTGGGGACTGTTTTAATTATATCCTTCTTTTCAAATGTAGCGGTAGTGTTGTTTCTAGGGTTTTCTTTTAAACTATCTTTGATTTTATGTTGTTGGAGGATGGGATGGGGATTGGGCGAGACAGGATGGTTGATGGTTTTAATGAATCTGATCTTGGGGATGGGAAGGGAGGTGGATAGGGGTGGGACGGTGTGGAGGGCCATTGCTCATTAATTAACTTGTCATTGTTATTTGTAGTACTTTAGGCGATGGAGTCAACTCATGGTGAGGAAACTTAAAGGGTAAGCAGCTGGTAATGAAGACGGATgtaggagagggagggggtgaggAGAGGGGGAAGGTTGCTATTTGataaagagagagagtgtgtggtTTCTTGGGGAGTGGGTGGGTGGTGATGGGTACTGTTGGATTCCCCTccctttatttctttctttactttctttcttctcttgcttATCTTCCGATCCTTTGTATGTATCTCAAGAATTCCACGAGCTGTTTTATGAGACTCGAAACGTGTCCTCCATGCAATGCTCTACCTGCATTTCCGACTACATCTATGCTTTGTTATATTGTGCTGTATGCGTGCTTGTCTCTTGGTGTTTTTGTTGCTTTGAGGGAAAGCAAGGCTTccactcttcttctccattcttTTGTCTTTGTCCATAGTTTATAAGACCTTTATAACccccaagagagagagagagagagagagagagagagagagagtgaagtGGTAGCGAAGAGAAGCAGCAGTGACTGAGATTCCGTAGGAGAGGAACGGAACGAAGAGACTTGAATTCCTCCTTATAAattctctttcctttccttcCTTGGCCTCTCACTCCCTCTTTTTTactcacctctctctctctctctctctctctctctctctctctctctcatctctaACGTTGAGATGATCTCCAGCTTTCTGGTTTTACTTGCTACCATAAATGGGCAGTTGCATCGGCCATGGATGAGAATcacgatctctctctctctctctctctactggTATCTGAGGTTATATAGACTATTAGCCCTCGTCAACCTCGAACTGCACCTGGGAGGCATATTAAATACTACTATTATATCACCTTTGGTGAGTAAGCGAGTGCAGCTCCTCGCCATTAAGTACTCCGATGGTAGCTGTTGGAGCTTTGTCCACTTCCCCACCCTCTGGCCCTGGCCTGTTGTCTCGGTCCCAAGACCAAGTCCCATTAAACTTgcacaaagaagaagaagaagaagaagattggataaGAGAAGAAAGATGACGGCCTTTAAATGAAACACTACGGAGAAGACCGCATGCTTTCTTGTTCCTTCTGTTCCACTGCCCCCTTAGCTTCTTGGAGGCCGCCATCTTTCTCGAAACCTCCAACCCCCTGAAGAAGCCGGCCCTGTGAGTCCTCCTCACGACACCACAGCGTTGACCCCCTGATGGCCCGACAACTTCGTCTCCGTGTGCGGACTTCTTCTTAGGTCTTAATgaatgagagagagggagggagggagagagagagagagagagagagagagagagagagagagggtgcgATCTCTGGCGGATTCGCAGGTACAACTTAGTTTGAAGCGGTCGTTGAATAATTAGGGCCTGGGTCCGTGGAGACCGGGGATTGCCCGTATGGCTAGGTCCGTAGGAATATGATAGCTAATAAATGGCTGCCGGTTCAAGTGGTCCACCACCCATCAATTCTCGGGTCCCGGATCGAACTAAGAGGGAGTGGATGAGAGCTGATGGATCCGAGGCATTGATGGAGGTGTGGTCCCTTGGAAAAGCTGGACCAGTGTTTTGGTCG carries:
- the LOC120109344 gene encoding LOW QUALITY PROTEIN: zinc-finger homeodomain protein 2-like (The sequence of the model RefSeq protein was modified relative to this genomic sequence to represent the inferred CDS: inserted 1 base in 1 codon; deleted 3 bases in 2 codons), with amino-acid sequence MDFDDHDEPEEEIGLPVGSGYEAPLGNSGRGAAGGGKVSGGGGSGGGSGDGGGRGGGASGNRKVSGVGGGRYRECLKNHAVNIXGHAVDGCGEFMAAGEEGTLDGLRCAACSCHRNFHRKETEGGVAPGAGVIGAEYHHQFSPYYRTPAGYLHHHHHMAAAAAAAQQQQHRPAPLALPSTSGGGGYSREEQEDISHPMMGGGGVGGGIGGSGGGGARGSGKKRFRTKFTQEQKDKMLAFAEKVGWRIQKHDEAAVQQFCEETCVKRHVLKVWMHNNKHTLGKKP